The following are encoded in a window of Onthophagus taurus isolate NC chromosome 3, IU_Otau_3.0, whole genome shotgun sequence genomic DNA:
- the LOC111416102 gene encoding uncharacterized protein: MRYIKLDESQLTPLFKLSWKTLYRTTRRTLKSKLGATSHHHYHHQQQQHRYPKHMWDFIRKNSDFQEYPTDKIKSIEETRLSNSNFPKTPQKPGNNYTINIYYNDPKKMKKNEIVPKGKDELLHELGGTMEEGQYDETLRQVLLLHLLKEHRSVLERNFKKFLDNDLKDMNPNKVTLLKNYLEEKSTTQQKQLQEKQLQQEPSPEYVLNALRSSTEQKKMAFVREALELCDKIIEESNLEEDETLKTHDASQPVETSGSIKEYQPKLKGEIVDFETNQEIQERNYHFKKLEVEAEDVDENDAFRKIVEEDKKEIKCSKEFETDANLGASKESMTKSAKTPTSSSSSSA, translated from the coding sequence ATGCGTTATATAAAACTGGATGAATCACAACTCACCCCTctttttaaattgagttggAAAACATTGTACAGGACGACCAGGAGGACCCTAAAAAGTAAACTTGGAGCGACAAGTCATCATCACTACCACcaccaacaacaacaacaccGCTACCCTAAACATATGTGGGATTTTATAAGGAAAAATAGCGATTTTCAAGAATACCCTACAGATAAAATCAAATCGATCGAAGAAACGAGActttcaaattcaaatttcccAAAAACGCCACAAAAACCGGGAAATAATTacacaattaatatttactaCAACGACccgaaaaaaatgaagaaaaacgaGATAGTACCAAAAGGAAAAGATGAACTCCTTCACGAATTAGGAGGTACAATGGAAGAGGGTCAATACGATGAGACGTTAAGACAAGTGCTTTTATTGCATCTATTGAAAGAACATCGATCCGTTTTAGAAaggaatttcaaaaagtttttagacAACGATTTAAAAGATATGAATCCAAATAAAGTCAcgttactcaaaaattatctcGAAGAAAAATCGACGACGCAACAAAAACAACTACAAGAAAAACAACTCCAACAAGAACCATCTCCAGAGTATGTTTTAAATGCCCTTCGAAGCTCAACAGAACAAAAAAAGATGGCTTTCGTCCGAGAAGCTTTAGAACTTTGCGATAAAATCATCGAAGAATCAAACTTAGAAGAAGATGAAACATTAAAAACCCATGATGCATCACAACCAGTTGAAACGAGCGgttcaataaaagaatatcAACCAAAATTAAAAGGGGAAATTGTAGATTTCGAAACCAATCAAGAAATACAAGAAAGAAactatcattttaaaaaactcgAAGTCGAGGCGGAAGATGTTGACGAAAATGACGCGTTTAGAAAAATCGTCGAAGAGGATAAAAAGGAAATCAAATGTAGCAAAGAATTTGAAACGGACGCAAATTTGGGTGCTTCAAAAGAATCGATGACGAAGAGTGCGAAGACGCCAACATCGTCTTCGTCGTCTTCGGCTTGA
- the LOC111416072 gene encoding post-GPI attachment to proteins factor 2-like, with protein sequence MTKIEPPLVPGGDAPRSVAVHYSLSLRKLCVLTAAFPFLALVICLVTAVIFQPDEVHETHCRVYNVIPSISAITGVSPQRYLWRLSVALHITPRYVIATAYKRYLHGLISSLATLETKKRIHRWLSIAHVLNIVEVSALAGVTYISNIENYPIHEKLFITFMFTSLGHMLASIKALQLIAETRSDFHTFDKEIFIKKCLLLTSMVCTIGMIVFFAEHRLLCHDLAFSRFAFCEYVVATANMAFHCSLVFRLEEERLVIITGLESAWDRKVLNNEKKGD encoded by the exons ATGACGAAAATTGAGCCACCCCTTGTGCCGGGGGGCGACGCACCCCGTTCGGTCGCCGTACACTATTCACTTAGTTTAAGGAAACTTTGTGTACTTACAGCGGCTTTTCCATTTCTCGCACTTGTTATCTGTCTCGTTACTGCTGTTATTTTCCAACCGGATGAGGTACACGAAACACATTGTAGa gtttatAATGTTATTCCATCAATTAGTGCCATAACGGGGGTAAGTCCCCAACGATATTTATGGAGATTAAGCGTTGCTTTACATATTACTCCAAGATACGTTATTGCAACAGCATACAAGAGATATTTGCATGGTTTAATCAGCTCTTTAGCAACTTTAGag acTAAAAAAAGAATCCACAGATGGCTCTCAATTGCCCATGTTTTAAATATAGTAGAAGTTAGTGCATTAGCCGGAGTTACGTACATTtccaatattgaaaattacc cGATccatgaaaaattatttataacatttatgtttaCAAGTTTGGGTCATATGTTAGCATCAATAAAAGCTTTACAATTGATAGCGGAGACTCGAAGTGATTTCCACACATTCGACAAAGAGATATTCataaaaaagtgtcttttATTGACGTCGATGGTCTGCACAATTGGAATGATTGTTTTTTTTGCGGAGCATCGATTGTTGTGTCACGATTTAGCATTTAGTAGATTCGCTTTTTGCGAGTACGTAGTGGCTACGGCGAATATGGCTTTCCATTGTAGCCTGGTATTTCGATTGGAAGAGGAACGCTTGGTTATCATAACAGGATTGGAATCGGCGTGGGATCGAAAAGTACTAAATAACGAAAAGAAGGgggattaa